The DNA region AAACACCGACGGCTTTGTTATCGCCGAGGAGGACCTGAAACTCCGGGGCCCGGGGCAAATCGCCGGCATAGAGCAGTCAGGCTACCTTTCCCTAGGTATAGCCGAACCCATCCGGGATGCAGAGGAACTCGCCCGGGCCCGGATCGACGCCTTTGCCATACTGGAGGAGGACCCAGGCCTGCTCCTGCCGGAACACCGCCGCATAGCCCAGGTGCTGGAACGGGCCCCGCCTTTTTCAAATATAACTTTGTAGTGGGGTTTAAAGCAGTTTTGTGGTAATGTATCAAAATGACCCATAAAATCACCTGATTTAGCGAAGTGAGTCATTTTGGAACCCTATAAGCCCGGTCTTTTCTTATTGCGTTAAAACGACACAATTTCTGTTTCCAACGAAATTATTTTTCTTTCGTTAGATGAATTGTCAATTGTAAGCTGCCAACCATAAATCGACATAACTTTATATATTATAAAGAATTACGAAACAAAAACACTTTTGAAGTTTAAATCTTGCAAATCATTTGCAGTTTGGCATGGTTCTTGCTTATTATATATAACGAATAATAATAGGAGGCCCTAATGGCAACAATGACAGCGAAAGTAAAAAAAGAGACCCGGAACATTCAGCGAAATTCTTCCCGGAGCACTAATTCCGATGAAAATATTCTCTCCATGTATTTAAAAGAAATTAATAAGATCCCCCTTTTGGCCAGAGAAGAGGAAGAGGAAGCTGCCCGCCAGGCAGCCAAGGGAAACCGCGCTTCCCAGCACAAACTGATTAACGCCAATCTCCGATTTGTGGTCAACGTGGCTAAAAAATACCAGGGCCAGGGGCTTCCCCTTTCGGACCTGATCAGTGAAGGGAATATCGGCCTTATGAACGCTATTGAGCGCTACGATGTGGACAAGGGCTACCACTTCATTTCCTATGCGGTCTGGTGGATACGCCAAGCCATACTCAAGGCGATTTGCGAAAAATCCCGGATGATTCGGCTGCCTCTGAACCGGGCCAATGAGTTGGTGCAGATTGAGAAAGCCAAGAAGTGCGTCCAGGAAGTCGGCAGCGGAGAGGCGGAGATCAACGAGATCGCCAGGCTCCTGGAAATGGAACCGGACCATGTGGCGGATCTGATCAATATTAGCCGGGACCTGGTTTCCCTGGAAAACCCTGTGTATGATGAGAAGAATTCTTCTACCCTGGGTGATTTTATCGAAGACGAACATTACGCTTCCCCGGAGAAGTACGCCACCGATTCGGCCCTCCAGGACGATATTGAGTCGGTGTTAGGCACCCTCAATCCCAAGGAAGCGGACATCATCCGCTACCGTTTCGGCCTGGGCGCAAAGGCCCCCATGTCCTTAAAGGAAATTGGGGATCGCTTCAACCTGACCAAAGAACGGATCCGCCAGATTGAGAAAAAGGCCCTTAGGCGCTTACAGCACCCTTCACGGATGTGTGTCCTTGAAAGTTATGTAGCCTAAGCATTATTCTAATCTCTATGGAACCTACTTTTGGCAAAGCGCCCCCTCTGGGGGCGCCATTTCTTCCCAATGCGGTTATCTTCGACATGGACGGCCTGATGATTGACTCGGAAAGGCCGGGGATTCGTGCCTGGATAGACGCCGCCCGGGAGTTAGGCTGGGATATGGCCGAAGAGCTGATACTTCAGGCTGTAGGGAGAAATGAAGAATCCACCAAAAATCTCCTGATCGACGCCTTCGGCCCGGGTTTCCCCTATGAAAAGGTCCGGGATTTAACCCGGGAACGTATTATTGAACGAGCAGAAAAAGAAGGTATTCCCCACCGCCCC from Treponema primitia ZAS-2 includes:
- a CDS encoding sigma-70 family RNA polymerase sigma factor; the protein is MATMTAKVKKETRNIQRNSSRSTNSDENILSMYLKEINKIPLLAREEEEEAARQAAKGNRASQHKLINANLRFVVNVAKKYQGQGLPLSDLISEGNIGLMNAIERYDVDKGYHFISYAVWWIRQAILKAICEKSRMIRLPLNRANELVQIEKAKKCVQEVGSGEAEINEIARLLEMEPDHVADLINISRDLVSLENPVYDEKNSSTLGDFIEDEHYASPEKYATDSALQDDIESVLGTLNPKEADIIRYRFGLGAKAPMSLKEIGDRFNLTKERIRQIEKKALRRLQHPSRMCVLESYVA